The Chroicocephalus ridibundus chromosome 3, bChrRid1.1, whole genome shotgun sequence genome has a segment encoding these proteins:
- the WDR43 gene encoding WD repeat-containing protein 43 isoform X2, whose amino-acid sequence MAIGTAVGSVLLYSTVKGELQSKLDGGHDNKVNCVRWHQDNCCLYSCSDDKHIVEWNTQTCKVKCKWKGDNSSVTSLCISPDGKMLLSAGRTIKLWDLETKEVYRHFTGHATSVSSLMFTTVKPMNENKPFDGITGLYFLSGAIHDRLLSVWQIRSDRKEKNAVMSFTVTDEPTFIDLTVSEVKEEPVKLAVVCRDGQLHLFEHILNGYCKKPLTSNCTIQIATPGNDGDSTPKPVPILAAAFCSDKQSLLLVYGNLLQPIIEKVSLNTPESHVCLIRDVQKALSLRTDVAVTKVKTPVVNSDTKVLVPGVPGHSTAVKTPSSGKEKKKNKRKPGETEESIEERLEALDIDVSKVKTPGGLPQTDSFAVLLVQGLESNDAEILNRVLNTRKENVIKNTVARMPIHAVIPLLHELTKRLQGNPYSASLMVRWLKSVFTLHASYLSTLPDLIPQLGMLYQLMESRVKTLQKLSRLHGRLFILVTQVAASETVQDVTEVNQTAKLVYEDESSEEEGSDDEMIADKDSDENWDEDEEKEEQSDEQDMTVEKEINGDSDLEPENESEEE is encoded by the exons ATGGCTATTGGTACAGCAGTTGGTAGTGTTTTGTTGTACAGCACAGTCAAAGGGGAATTACAGAGCAAGCTA GATGGTGGTCATGACAATAAAGTAAACTGTGTGAGATGGCATCAAGACAACTGCTGCTTGTATAGCTGTTCAGACGACAAACACATTGTGGAATGGAACACGCAGACCTGCAAAGTAAAGTG CAAGTGGAAAGGTGACAATAGCAGTGTTACCTCTCTATGCATAAGTCCAGATGGGAAAATGCTGCTGTCAGCCGGTAGAACTATAAAACTGTGGGACCTGGAGACCAAAGAAGTCTACAGA caTTTCACAGGCCATGCTACATCAGTGTCATCATTAATGTTTACCACAGTGAAACCTATGAATGAAAATAAGCCCTTTGATGGAATTACAGGGCTTTATTTCTTGTCTGGAGCTATACATGACCGATTACTGAGTGTATG GCAGATCAGGTcagataggaaagaaaagaatgctGTGATGTCTTTCACAGTAACAGATGAACCAACTTTTATTGACCTGACTGTATCAGAAGTCAAAGAAGAG CCTGTGAAGTTAGCAGTTGTGTGCAGAGATGGGCAGTTGCATTTATTTGAACATATCTTAAATGG ttattgcAAAAAACCCTTAACGTCAAACTGTACTATCCAGATAGCAACGCCTGGAAATGATGGGGACTCCACACCAAAACCAGTCCCTATTCTAGCAGCTGCGTTTTGCTCAGACAAACAGTCTCTGCTGCTTGTGTATGGAAACCTCTTGCAGCCCATCATAGAGAAAGTG TCTTTGAACACCCCTGAATCCCATGTATGCTTGATAAGGGACGTCCAGAAAGCGTTGTCACTTAGAACAGATGTTGCTGTAACCAAG GTAAAGACGCCTGTAGTGAACTCGGACACCAAAGTTCTAGTACCTGGCGTTCCAGGACATAGTACAGCTGTCAAAACTCCAtcctcaggaaaggaaaaaaagaaaaacaagaggaaaccAGGAGAGACAGAG GAAAGCATTGAAGAGCGCCTAGAGGCATTGGATATTGATGTGAGCAAAGTAAAAACTCCAGGTGGCCTTCCACAAACTGATAGCTTCGCGGTACTTTTGGTTCAAGGCTTGGAAAGCAACGATGCAGAAATCTTAAAT aGAGTGCTTaacacaagaaaggaaaatgtaataaagaACACAGTAGCCAGAATGCCTATACATGCTGTCATTCCACTGCTGCATGAG CTTACGAAGAGATTGCAGGGCAACCCATACAG tgcctCACTAATGGTTCGATGGCTGAAGTCTGTTTTTACTCTACACGCATCCTACCTTTCCACA ttgcCAGACCTTATTCCTCAGCTGGGAATGCTATACCAGCTAATGGAGAGCAGAGTAAAAACTTTGCAAAAGCTTTCCCGTCTTCATGGAAGACTCTTCATTCTTGTCACCCAG GTTGCAGCGTCGGAAACAGTTCAGGATGTAACTGAGGTTAATCAGACTGCAAAGCTTGTATATGAGGATG aatCGTCGGAGGAGGAAGGCTCAGATGATGAGATGATTGCAGATAAAGACTCTGAT gaaaactgggatgaagatgaagaaaaagaggagcaaTCTGATGAACAAGACATGActgttgaaaaagaaatcaatgggGATTCTGATTTGGAACCAGAAAACGAAAGCGAAGAAGAATAA
- the WDR43 gene encoding WD repeat-containing protein 43 isoform X1, protein MAAAACGGEAAATAALCAFSPCDRRFFAISGPDGRLRVWETASSRLQQEYVPSAHLSAACTCLAWAPPGGRPPPSKDGPQRKKRKSEVAEVDKQLDIMAIGTAVGSVLLYSTVKGELQSKLDGGHDNKVNCVRWHQDNCCLYSCSDDKHIVEWNTQTCKVKCKWKGDNSSVTSLCISPDGKMLLSAGRTIKLWDLETKEVYRHFTGHATSVSSLMFTTVKPMNENKPFDGITGLYFLSGAIHDRLLSVWQIRSDRKEKNAVMSFTVTDEPTFIDLTVSEVKEEPVKLAVVCRDGQLHLFEHILNGYCKKPLTSNCTIQIATPGNDGDSTPKPVPILAAAFCSDKQSLLLVYGNLLQPIIEKVSLNTPESHVCLIRDVQKALSLRTDVAVTKVKTPVVNSDTKVLVPGVPGHSTAVKTPSSGKEKKKNKRKPGETEESIEERLEALDIDVSKVKTPGGLPQTDSFAVLLVQGLESNDAEILNRVLNTRKENVIKNTVARMPIHAVIPLLHELTKRLQGNPYSASLMVRWLKSVFTLHASYLSTLPDLIPQLGMLYQLMESRVKTLQKLSRLHGRLFILVTQVAASETVQDVTEVNQTAKLVYEDESSEEEGSDDEMIADKDSDENWDEDEEKEEQSDEQDMTVEKEINGDSDLEPENESEEE, encoded by the exons ATGGCGGCGGCAGCGTgtggcggggaggcggcggcgacggcggcccTTTGCGCCTTCTCCCCCTGCGACCGCCGTTTTTTCGCCATCTCCGGCCCGGATGGGCGGCTGCGGGTGTGGGAGACGGCGAGCAGCCGGTTGCAGCAGGAGTACGTGCCCTCCGCCCACCTCAGCGCTGCCTGTACTTGCCTGGCCTGGGCCCCGCCggggggccgcccgccccccagCAAG gatGGTCCACAGAGGAAAAAACGGAAGTCTGAAGTTGCAGAAGTGGACAAGCAGTTAGATATCATGGCTATTGGTACAGCAGTTGGTAGTGTTTTGTTGTACAGCACAGTCAAAGGGGAATTACAGAGCAAGCTA GATGGTGGTCATGACAATAAAGTAAACTGTGTGAGATGGCATCAAGACAACTGCTGCTTGTATAGCTGTTCAGACGACAAACACATTGTGGAATGGAACACGCAGACCTGCAAAGTAAAGTG CAAGTGGAAAGGTGACAATAGCAGTGTTACCTCTCTATGCATAAGTCCAGATGGGAAAATGCTGCTGTCAGCCGGTAGAACTATAAAACTGTGGGACCTGGAGACCAAAGAAGTCTACAGA caTTTCACAGGCCATGCTACATCAGTGTCATCATTAATGTTTACCACAGTGAAACCTATGAATGAAAATAAGCCCTTTGATGGAATTACAGGGCTTTATTTCTTGTCTGGAGCTATACATGACCGATTACTGAGTGTATG GCAGATCAGGTcagataggaaagaaaagaatgctGTGATGTCTTTCACAGTAACAGATGAACCAACTTTTATTGACCTGACTGTATCAGAAGTCAAAGAAGAG CCTGTGAAGTTAGCAGTTGTGTGCAGAGATGGGCAGTTGCATTTATTTGAACATATCTTAAATGG ttattgcAAAAAACCCTTAACGTCAAACTGTACTATCCAGATAGCAACGCCTGGAAATGATGGGGACTCCACACCAAAACCAGTCCCTATTCTAGCAGCTGCGTTTTGCTCAGACAAACAGTCTCTGCTGCTTGTGTATGGAAACCTCTTGCAGCCCATCATAGAGAAAGTG TCTTTGAACACCCCTGAATCCCATGTATGCTTGATAAGGGACGTCCAGAAAGCGTTGTCACTTAGAACAGATGTTGCTGTAACCAAG GTAAAGACGCCTGTAGTGAACTCGGACACCAAAGTTCTAGTACCTGGCGTTCCAGGACATAGTACAGCTGTCAAAACTCCAtcctcaggaaaggaaaaaaagaaaaacaagaggaaaccAGGAGAGACAGAG GAAAGCATTGAAGAGCGCCTAGAGGCATTGGATATTGATGTGAGCAAAGTAAAAACTCCAGGTGGCCTTCCACAAACTGATAGCTTCGCGGTACTTTTGGTTCAAGGCTTGGAAAGCAACGATGCAGAAATCTTAAAT aGAGTGCTTaacacaagaaaggaaaatgtaataaagaACACAGTAGCCAGAATGCCTATACATGCTGTCATTCCACTGCTGCATGAG CTTACGAAGAGATTGCAGGGCAACCCATACAG tgcctCACTAATGGTTCGATGGCTGAAGTCTGTTTTTACTCTACACGCATCCTACCTTTCCACA ttgcCAGACCTTATTCCTCAGCTGGGAATGCTATACCAGCTAATGGAGAGCAGAGTAAAAACTTTGCAAAAGCTTTCCCGTCTTCATGGAAGACTCTTCATTCTTGTCACCCAG GTTGCAGCGTCGGAAACAGTTCAGGATGTAACTGAGGTTAATCAGACTGCAAAGCTTGTATATGAGGATG aatCGTCGGAGGAGGAAGGCTCAGATGATGAGATGATTGCAGATAAAGACTCTGAT gaaaactgggatgaagatgaagaaaaagaggagcaaTCTGATGAACAAGACATGActgttgaaaaagaaatcaatgggGATTCTGATTTGGAACCAGAAAACGAAAGCGAAGAAGAATAA